One stretch of Flavobacteriales bacterium DNA includes these proteins:
- a CDS encoding PD-(D/E)XK nuclease family protein: MMDFSWLNQLIDDLPKKSVLRKNLIDIAGYPSWENVNSNLLAFYFDKEEEHGFGSLFIDSLLDLVDVELSPSFGQTEFQVAREVRTRKGKRIDIVISQYSEEETQEEESKSIPSWALIIENKVNHSLNNDLSDYWSSTIAEERLGIVLSKYDSDFNEKEQTKLQGKKIEYRHVSHRDLINKVQEKMHQCFLDSDDRHLLYLKEFIANTNNYYNSENMNKDNEIILKQFHENKKNIQAFKKQDRELLKFVSKVVFDNMEANLFTPNSTSVTKGKHCYPKPNCVLDEKVFRFYVDIDSLRYSNMFTAYLELYDKKNTKYGSKLKSALTELKVFTDYIKPGTGGNDKATYHHIYELRIPLEDFDENQNYKQAFENALNEHFWLHQNAFLKTIQNELNKIIVAS; encoded by the coding sequence ATGATGGATTTTAGCTGGCTTAATCAATTGATTGATGATTTACCGAAGAAATCGGTTCTTCGGAAAAACCTGATTGATATCGCTGGATATCCCTCATGGGAAAATGTAAACAGCAATCTACTTGCTTTCTACTTCGATAAAGAGGAAGAGCATGGCTTTGGCAGTTTGTTTATTGACAGCCTATTGGACTTGGTGGATGTTGAATTAAGTCCAAGTTTTGGTCAGACTGAATTTCAAGTTGCAAGAGAGGTTCGAACAAGAAAGGGCAAACGAATTGATATTGTAATTAGCCAATACTCAGAAGAAGAAACACAAGAAGAGGAATCAAAGTCAATACCTAGCTGGGCTCTGATTATTGAGAATAAGGTAAATCATTCTCTTAATAATGATTTGAGTGATTACTGGAGTTCTACTATAGCTGAAGAGAGGCTGGGAATAGTATTATCCAAATACGATTCTGATTTCAATGAAAAGGAGCAAACCAAACTTCAAGGAAAGAAAATTGAATACCGTCATGTTTCGCACCGTGATTTGATTAATAAGGTTCAAGAAAAAATGCACCAATGTTTCTTGGATTCTGATGATAGGCACTTACTCTACCTGAAAGAGTTTATTGCCAACACCAACAACTATTATAATTCAGAAAACATGAATAAAGACAATGAGATAATTCTCAAACAATTTCATGAGAACAAAAAGAACATTCAAGCCTTTAAAAAGCAAGACAGAGAGTTATTGAAGTTTGTGTCAAAGGTTGTTTTTGATAATATGGAAGCAAACTTATTTACTCCGAACTCCACGTCCGTAACTAAAGGAAAACACTGTTACCCTAAGCCGAATTGTGTTTTAGATGAAAAAGTGTTTAGGTTTTATGTTGATATCGATTCCTTGCGTTATTCAAATATGTTCACAGCCTATTTAGAATTATACGACAAGAAGAACACCAAATACGGAAGTAAACTCAAATCTGCATTAACCGAATTGAAGGTTTTTACTGATTATATCAAACCAGGCACTGGTGGAAATGATAAAGCAACTTATCATCATATCTATGAGCTTCGGATTCCATTAGAAGATTTTGATGAAAACCAAAACTACAAGCAAGCCTTTGAAAATGCTTTGAACGAACACTTTTGGTTGCATCAAAATGCATTTTTAAAAACCATTCAAAATGAGTTGAATAAAATAATCGTAGCCTCATGA
- a CDS encoding restriction endonuclease subunit S yields the protein MMKKYESYKDSGTLWLGKVPEHWESHRIDWISKIVRGNTGFKKDELLDNGDYVALQYGKTYKVDIVDDKFNYYVNEEFYKQSQVVSRGDTILISTSETIEDLGHTCYYDKEQTGLIGGEQILLKPNEDSLNGKYLYRYAQCFSVESKKYAKGLKVFRFNTNDLKNIFLAIPPIEEQTKIANYLDYKTTQLDNLINKKEKLIELLKEERTAMISQAVTKGLDKSAPKKDSGIEWLGEIPEHWSLIRMRYLCDIGTGDKDTENREEDGAYPFFVRSQTVERISTYTFDGEAILTAGDGVGVCKVWHYIDGKFDYHQRVYRMSDFTDVMGKYMFYYLKYNFVKEVKKLSAKSTVDSLRRPMFQNFRIAFGSIEEQRKIVNHIEKQEIRIDTLISRYEKEIELIKEYKASLITEVVTGKVDVRNESLN from the coding sequence ATGATGAAGAAATATGAGTCATATAAAGATTCCGGCACATTGTGGTTAGGTAAAGTTCCAGAACATTGGGAAAGTCATAGAATAGATTGGATTTCTAAAATTGTCAGAGGAAACACTGGGTTTAAAAAAGATGAACTCCTTGATAATGGCGATTATGTGGCTTTACAGTATGGTAAAACATACAAAGTAGATATTGTAGATGACAAGTTTAACTATTATGTTAACGAGGAGTTTTATAAACAAAGTCAGGTAGTTTCAAGAGGTGACACCATTCTAATCTCAACATCTGAAACAATTGAAGATTTGGGTCATACATGCTATTATGACAAAGAGCAAACTGGTCTAATTGGAGGAGAACAAATTCTTTTAAAGCCAAATGAAGATTCGTTGAATGGCAAGTATCTCTATCGCTATGCACAATGTTTTTCTGTTGAGTCCAAAAAATATGCAAAAGGATTAAAAGTTTTCAGGTTTAACACGAACGACCTTAAAAACATATTTCTTGCTATTCCTCCAATTGAGGAACAAACGAAAATAGCCAATTACCTCGACTACAAAACCACCCAATTGGACAATCTCATCAATAAGAAAGAGAAGCTGATAGAGTTACTAAAAGAGGAACGCACAGCGATGATTAGTCAGGCTGTTACCAAAGGTCTAGATAAAAGTGCACCAAAGAAGGATTCAGGTATTGAGTGGTTAGGAGAAATTCCAGAACATTGGAGTTTAATTAGGATGAGATATCTGTGTGATATTGGCACCGGTGACAAAGACACAGAGAACAGAGAAGAAGATGGAGCATACCCTTTCTTTGTTAGGTCACAAACAGTTGAAAGAATATCTACATATACCTTCGATGGTGAAGCGATATTAACTGCTGGAGATGGTGTTGGAGTATGTAAAGTTTGGCACTATATAGATGGGAAGTTTGACTACCATCAACGAGTTTACAGGATGAGTGATTTTACTGATGTCATGGGTAAGTATATGTTCTATTATTTGAAGTATAATTTTGTAAAAGAGGTAAAAAAACTATCAGCTAAATCAACTGTGGATTCGCTGCGAAGACCTATGTTTCAAAACTTTAGAATTGCGTTTGGTTCTATCGAAGAACAAAGAAAAATTGTAAATCATATCGAAAAACAGGAGATACGAATAGATACCTTGATTTCTAGGTACGAAAAAGAAATTGAGTTGATTAAGGAATACAAAGCCTCTTTAATAACCGAGGTGGTAACAGGCAAAGTAGATGTCAGAAACGAGAGCTTAAATTAA